A DNA window from Canis lupus dingo isolate Sandy chromosome 2, ASM325472v2, whole genome shotgun sequence contains the following coding sequences:
- the NDRG4 gene encoding protein NDRG4 isoform X8, protein MPECWDGEHDIETPYGLLHVVIRGSPKGNRPAILTYHDVGLNHKLCFNTFFNFEDMQEITKHFVVCHVDAPGQQVGASQFPQGYQFPSMEQLAAMLPSVVQHFGFKYVIGIGVGAGAYVLAKFALIFPDLVEGLVLMNIDPNGKGWIDWAATKLSGLTSTLPDTVLTHLFSQEELVSNTELVQSYRQQIGNVVNQANLQLFWNMYNSRRDLDINRPGTVPNAKTLRCPVMLVVGDNAPAEDGVVECNSKLDPTTTTFLKMADSGGLPQVTQPGKLTEAFKYFLQGMGYIAYLKDRRLSGGAVPSASMTRLARSRTASLTSASSVDGSRPQACTHSESSEGLGQVNHTMEVSC, encoded by the exons ATGCCGGAGTGCTGGGACGGG GAACATGACATCGAGACACCGTACGGCCTGCTGCATGTGGTGATCCGGGGCTCCCCCAAAGGGAACCGCCCAGCCATCCTCACCTACCATGACGTGGGCCTTAACC ACAAGCTGTGCTTCAATACCTTCTTCAACTTCGAGGACATGCAGGAGATCACCAAGCACTTTGTGGTGTGCCACGTGGATGCCCCTGGTCAGCAGGTGGGGGCGTCACAGTTTCCCCAGGG gTACCAGTTCCCCTCCATGGAGCAGCTGGCCGCCATGCTCCCCAGTGTGGTGCAGCACTTTGG GTTCAAGTACGTGATTGGCATCGGAGTGGGAGCTGGGGCCTATGTGCTGGCCAAGTTTGCG CTCATCTTTCCCGACCTGGTGGAAGGGCTGGTGCTGATGAACATTGACCCCAACGGCAAAGGCTGGATTGACTGGGCGGCCACCAAG CTCTCTGGCCTGACCAGCACTTTACCTGATACGGTGCTAACCCACCTCTTCAGCCAG GAGGAGCTGGTGAGCAACACAGAGCTGGTGCAGAGCTACCGGCAGCAGATTGGGAACGTGGTGAACCAGGCCAACCTGCAGCTCTTCTGGAACATGTACAACAG CCGCAGAGACCTGGACATTAACAGGCCTGGAACAGTGCCCAATGCCAAGACGCTCCG CTGCCCCGTGATGCTGGTGGTGGGGGATAATGCACCTGCTGAGGATGGGGTG GTGGAGTGCAACTCCAAACTGGACCCAACCACCACTACCTTCCTGAAG ATGGCAGATTCCGGGGGGCTCCCCCAGGTCACACAG CCAGGGAAGCTGACTGAGGCCTTCAAATACTTCCTGCAAGGCATGGGCTACA TTGCATACTTGAAGGACCGAAGGCTGAGTGGAGGAGCAG TGCCCTCGGCTAGCATGACCCGCCTCGCCCGCTCCCGGACCGCGTCACTCACCAGTGCCAGTTCGGTGGATGGCAGCCGCCCGCAGGCCTGCACCCACTCAGAAAGCAGCGAGGGCCTGGGCCAGGTCAATCACACCATGGAGGTGTCCTGTTGA
- the NDRG4 gene encoding protein NDRG4 isoform X3, protein MKVLGHRIELLTGLLLHDVTMAGLQELRFPEEKPLLRGQDAAELENSDTFLLAMDTDWKEHDIETPYGLLHVVIRGSPKGNRPAILTYHDVGLNHKLCFNTFFNFEDMQEITKHFVVCHVDAPGQQVGASQFPQGYQFPSMEQLAAMLPSVVQHFGFKYVIGIGVGAGAYVLAKFALIFPDLVEGLVLMNIDPNGKGWIDWAATKLSGLTSTLPDTVLTHLFSQEELVSNTELVQSYRQQIGNVVNQANLQLFWNMYNSRRDLDINRPGTVPNAKTLRCPVMLVVGDNAPAEDGVVECNSKLDPTTTTFLKMADSGGLPQVTQPGKLTEAFKYFLQGMGYIAYLKDRRLSGGAVPSASMTRLARSRTASLTSASSVDGSRPQACTHSESSEGLGQVNHTMEVSC, encoded by the exons GGCTCCTGCTCCACGACGTGACCATGGCCGGGCTGCAGGAGCTGCGATTCCCCGAGGAGAAGCCGCTGCTCCGGGGTCAGGACGCCGCCGAGCTG GAGAACTCCGACACCTTCCTCTTGGCTATGGACACAGACTGGAAG GAACATGACATCGAGACACCGTACGGCCTGCTGCATGTGGTGATCCGGGGCTCCCCCAAAGGGAACCGCCCAGCCATCCTCACCTACCATGACGTGGGCCTTAACC ACAAGCTGTGCTTCAATACCTTCTTCAACTTCGAGGACATGCAGGAGATCACCAAGCACTTTGTGGTGTGCCACGTGGATGCCCCTGGTCAGCAGGTGGGGGCGTCACAGTTTCCCCAGGG gTACCAGTTCCCCTCCATGGAGCAGCTGGCCGCCATGCTCCCCAGTGTGGTGCAGCACTTTGG GTTCAAGTACGTGATTGGCATCGGAGTGGGAGCTGGGGCCTATGTGCTGGCCAAGTTTGCG CTCATCTTTCCCGACCTGGTGGAAGGGCTGGTGCTGATGAACATTGACCCCAACGGCAAAGGCTGGATTGACTGGGCGGCCACCAAG CTCTCTGGCCTGACCAGCACTTTACCTGATACGGTGCTAACCCACCTCTTCAGCCAG GAGGAGCTGGTGAGCAACACAGAGCTGGTGCAGAGCTACCGGCAGCAGATTGGGAACGTGGTGAACCAGGCCAACCTGCAGCTCTTCTGGAACATGTACAACAG CCGCAGAGACCTGGACATTAACAGGCCTGGAACAGTGCCCAATGCCAAGACGCTCCG CTGCCCCGTGATGCTGGTGGTGGGGGATAATGCACCTGCTGAGGATGGGGTG GTGGAGTGCAACTCCAAACTGGACCCAACCACCACTACCTTCCTGAAG ATGGCAGATTCCGGGGGGCTCCCCCAGGTCACACAG CCAGGGAAGCTGACTGAGGCCTTCAAATACTTCCTGCAAGGCATGGGCTACA TTGCATACTTGAAGGACCGAAGGCTGAGTGGAGGAGCAG TGCCCTCGGCTAGCATGACCCGCCTCGCCCGCTCCCGGACCGCGTCACTCACCAGTGCCAGTTCGGTGGATGGCAGCCGCCCGCAGGCCTGCACCCACTCAGAAAGCAGCGAGGGCCTGGGCCAGGTCAATCACACCATGGAGGTGTCCTGTTGA
- the NDRG4 gene encoding protein NDRG4 isoform X6, protein MKVLGHRIELLTGLLLHDVTMAGLQELRFPEEKPLLRGQDAAELENSDTFLLAMDTDWKEHDIETPYGLLHVVIRGSPKGNRPAILTYHDVGLNHKLCFNTFFNFEDMQEITKHFVVCHVDAPGQQVGASQFPQGYQFPSMEQLAAMLPSVVQHFGFKYVIGIGVGAGAYVLAKFALIFPDLVEGLVLMNIDPNGKGWIDWAATKLSGLTSTLPDTVLTHLFSQEELVSNTELVQSYRQQIGNVVNQANLQLFWNMYNSRRDLDINRPGTVPNAKTLRCPVMLVVGDNAPAEDGVVECNSKLDPTTTTFLKMADSGGLPQVTQPGKLTEAFKYFLQGMGYMPSASMTRLARSRTASLTSASSVDGSRPQACTHSESSEGLGQVNHTMEVSC, encoded by the exons GGCTCCTGCTCCACGACGTGACCATGGCCGGGCTGCAGGAGCTGCGATTCCCCGAGGAGAAGCCGCTGCTCCGGGGTCAGGACGCCGCCGAGCTG GAGAACTCCGACACCTTCCTCTTGGCTATGGACACAGACTGGAAG GAACATGACATCGAGACACCGTACGGCCTGCTGCATGTGGTGATCCGGGGCTCCCCCAAAGGGAACCGCCCAGCCATCCTCACCTACCATGACGTGGGCCTTAACC ACAAGCTGTGCTTCAATACCTTCTTCAACTTCGAGGACATGCAGGAGATCACCAAGCACTTTGTGGTGTGCCACGTGGATGCCCCTGGTCAGCAGGTGGGGGCGTCACAGTTTCCCCAGGG gTACCAGTTCCCCTCCATGGAGCAGCTGGCCGCCATGCTCCCCAGTGTGGTGCAGCACTTTGG GTTCAAGTACGTGATTGGCATCGGAGTGGGAGCTGGGGCCTATGTGCTGGCCAAGTTTGCG CTCATCTTTCCCGACCTGGTGGAAGGGCTGGTGCTGATGAACATTGACCCCAACGGCAAAGGCTGGATTGACTGGGCGGCCACCAAG CTCTCTGGCCTGACCAGCACTTTACCTGATACGGTGCTAACCCACCTCTTCAGCCAG GAGGAGCTGGTGAGCAACACAGAGCTGGTGCAGAGCTACCGGCAGCAGATTGGGAACGTGGTGAACCAGGCCAACCTGCAGCTCTTCTGGAACATGTACAACAG CCGCAGAGACCTGGACATTAACAGGCCTGGAACAGTGCCCAATGCCAAGACGCTCCG CTGCCCCGTGATGCTGGTGGTGGGGGATAATGCACCTGCTGAGGATGGGGTG GTGGAGTGCAACTCCAAACTGGACCCAACCACCACTACCTTCCTGAAG ATGGCAGATTCCGGGGGGCTCCCCCAGGTCACACAG CCAGGGAAGCTGACTGAGGCCTTCAAATACTTCCTGCAAGGCATGGGCTACA TGCCCTCGGCTAGCATGACCCGCCTCGCCCGCTCCCGGACCGCGTCACTCACCAGTGCCAGTTCGGTGGATGGCAGCCGCCCGCAGGCCTGCACCCACTCAGAAAGCAGCGAGGGCCTGGGCCAGGTCAATCACACCATGGAGGTGTCCTGTTGA
- the NDRG4 gene encoding protein NDRG4 isoform X9, protein MPECWDGEHDIETPYGLLHVVIRGSPKGNRPAILTYHDVGLNHKLCFNTFFNFEDMQEITKHFVVCHVDAPGQQVGASQFPQGYQFPSMEQLAAMLPSVVQHFGFKYVIGIGVGAGAYVLAKFALIFPDLVEGLVLMNIDPNGKGWIDWAATKLSGLTSTLPDTVLTHLFSQEELVSNTELVQSYRQQIGNVVNQANLQLFWNMYNSRRDLDINRPGTVPNAKTLRCPVMLVVGDNAPAEDGVVECNSKLDPTTTTFLKMADSGGLPQVTQPGKLTEAFKYFLQGMGYMPSASMTRLARSRTASLTSASSVDGSRPQACTHSESSEGLGQVNHTMEVSC, encoded by the exons ATGCCGGAGTGCTGGGACGGG GAACATGACATCGAGACACCGTACGGCCTGCTGCATGTGGTGATCCGGGGCTCCCCCAAAGGGAACCGCCCAGCCATCCTCACCTACCATGACGTGGGCCTTAACC ACAAGCTGTGCTTCAATACCTTCTTCAACTTCGAGGACATGCAGGAGATCACCAAGCACTTTGTGGTGTGCCACGTGGATGCCCCTGGTCAGCAGGTGGGGGCGTCACAGTTTCCCCAGGG gTACCAGTTCCCCTCCATGGAGCAGCTGGCCGCCATGCTCCCCAGTGTGGTGCAGCACTTTGG GTTCAAGTACGTGATTGGCATCGGAGTGGGAGCTGGGGCCTATGTGCTGGCCAAGTTTGCG CTCATCTTTCCCGACCTGGTGGAAGGGCTGGTGCTGATGAACATTGACCCCAACGGCAAAGGCTGGATTGACTGGGCGGCCACCAAG CTCTCTGGCCTGACCAGCACTTTACCTGATACGGTGCTAACCCACCTCTTCAGCCAG GAGGAGCTGGTGAGCAACACAGAGCTGGTGCAGAGCTACCGGCAGCAGATTGGGAACGTGGTGAACCAGGCCAACCTGCAGCTCTTCTGGAACATGTACAACAG CCGCAGAGACCTGGACATTAACAGGCCTGGAACAGTGCCCAATGCCAAGACGCTCCG CTGCCCCGTGATGCTGGTGGTGGGGGATAATGCACCTGCTGAGGATGGGGTG GTGGAGTGCAACTCCAAACTGGACCCAACCACCACTACCTTCCTGAAG ATGGCAGATTCCGGGGGGCTCCCCCAGGTCACACAG CCAGGGAAGCTGACTGAGGCCTTCAAATACTTCCTGCAAGGCATGGGCTACA TGCCCTCGGCTAGCATGACCCGCCTCGCCCGCTCCCGGACCGCGTCACTCACCAGTGCCAGTTCGGTGGATGGCAGCCGCCCGCAGGCCTGCACCCACTCAGAAAGCAGCGAGGGCCTGGGCCAGGTCAATCACACCATGGAGGTGTCCTGTTGA
- the NDRG4 gene encoding protein NDRG4 isoform X7 translates to MAGLQELRFPEEKPLLRGQDAAELENSDTFLLAMDTDWKEHDIETPYGLLHVVIRGSPKGNRPAILTYHDVGLNHKLCFNTFFNFEDMQEITKHFVVCHVDAPGQQVGASQFPQGYQFPSMEQLAAMLPSVVQHFGFKYVIGIGVGAGAYVLAKFALIFPDLVEGLVLMNIDPNGKGWIDWAATKLSGLTSTLPDTVLTHLFSQEELVSNTELVQSYRQQIGNVVNQANLQLFWNMYNSRRDLDINRPGTVPNAKTLRCPVMLVVGDNAPAEDGVVECNSKLDPTTTTFLKMADSGGLPQVTQPGKLTEAFKYFLQGMGYMPSASMTRLARSRTASLTSASSVDGSRPQACTHSESSEGLGQVNHTMEVSC, encoded by the exons ATGGCCGGGCTGCAGGAGCTGCGATTCCCCGAGGAGAAGCCGCTGCTCCGGGGTCAGGACGCCGCCGAGCTG GAGAACTCCGACACCTTCCTCTTGGCTATGGACACAGACTGGAAG GAACATGACATCGAGACACCGTACGGCCTGCTGCATGTGGTGATCCGGGGCTCCCCCAAAGGGAACCGCCCAGCCATCCTCACCTACCATGACGTGGGCCTTAACC ACAAGCTGTGCTTCAATACCTTCTTCAACTTCGAGGACATGCAGGAGATCACCAAGCACTTTGTGGTGTGCCACGTGGATGCCCCTGGTCAGCAGGTGGGGGCGTCACAGTTTCCCCAGGG gTACCAGTTCCCCTCCATGGAGCAGCTGGCCGCCATGCTCCCCAGTGTGGTGCAGCACTTTGG GTTCAAGTACGTGATTGGCATCGGAGTGGGAGCTGGGGCCTATGTGCTGGCCAAGTTTGCG CTCATCTTTCCCGACCTGGTGGAAGGGCTGGTGCTGATGAACATTGACCCCAACGGCAAAGGCTGGATTGACTGGGCGGCCACCAAG CTCTCTGGCCTGACCAGCACTTTACCTGATACGGTGCTAACCCACCTCTTCAGCCAG GAGGAGCTGGTGAGCAACACAGAGCTGGTGCAGAGCTACCGGCAGCAGATTGGGAACGTGGTGAACCAGGCCAACCTGCAGCTCTTCTGGAACATGTACAACAG CCGCAGAGACCTGGACATTAACAGGCCTGGAACAGTGCCCAATGCCAAGACGCTCCG CTGCCCCGTGATGCTGGTGGTGGGGGATAATGCACCTGCTGAGGATGGGGTG GTGGAGTGCAACTCCAAACTGGACCCAACCACCACTACCTTCCTGAAG ATGGCAGATTCCGGGGGGCTCCCCCAGGTCACACAG CCAGGGAAGCTGACTGAGGCCTTCAAATACTTCCTGCAAGGCATGGGCTACA TGCCCTCGGCTAGCATGACCCGCCTCGCCCGCTCCCGGACCGCGTCACTCACCAGTGCCAGTTCGGTGGATGGCAGCCGCCCGCAGGCCTGCACCCACTCAGAAAGCAGCGAGGGCCTGGGCCAGGTCAATCACACCATGGAGGTGTCCTGTTGA
- the NDRG4 gene encoding protein NDRG4 isoform X2, protein MAGLQELRFPEEKPLLRGQDAAELENSDTFLLAMDTDWKEHDIETPYGLLHVVIRGSPKGNRPAILTYHDVGLNHKLCFNTFFNFEDMQEITKHFVVCHVDAPGQQVGASQFPQGYQFPSMEQLAAMLPSVVQHFGFKYVIGIGVGAGAYVLAKFALIFPDLVEGLVLMNIDPNGKGWIDWAATKLSGLTSTLPDTVLTHLFSQEELVSNTELVQSYRQQIGNVVNQANLQLFWNMYNSRRDLDINRPGTVPNAKTLRCPVMLVVGDNAPAEDGVVECNSKLDPTTTTFLKMADSGGLPQVTQPGKLTEAFKYFLQGMGYRPRCCATHHMLPTMTGDSLGHLHLSCSFSRPGGPEPGVGACPERLPKGESYTPPIPLPDLQHLRRAFVTSGGWSQGQQSGLEVWGLTKARGAIWVFGESRRQLSLGVAYVKTPK, encoded by the exons ATGGCCGGGCTGCAGGAGCTGCGATTCCCCGAGGAGAAGCCGCTGCTCCGGGGTCAGGACGCCGCCGAGCTG GAGAACTCCGACACCTTCCTCTTGGCTATGGACACAGACTGGAAG GAACATGACATCGAGACACCGTACGGCCTGCTGCATGTGGTGATCCGGGGCTCCCCCAAAGGGAACCGCCCAGCCATCCTCACCTACCATGACGTGGGCCTTAACC ACAAGCTGTGCTTCAATACCTTCTTCAACTTCGAGGACATGCAGGAGATCACCAAGCACTTTGTGGTGTGCCACGTGGATGCCCCTGGTCAGCAGGTGGGGGCGTCACAGTTTCCCCAGGG gTACCAGTTCCCCTCCATGGAGCAGCTGGCCGCCATGCTCCCCAGTGTGGTGCAGCACTTTGG GTTCAAGTACGTGATTGGCATCGGAGTGGGAGCTGGGGCCTATGTGCTGGCCAAGTTTGCG CTCATCTTTCCCGACCTGGTGGAAGGGCTGGTGCTGATGAACATTGACCCCAACGGCAAAGGCTGGATTGACTGGGCGGCCACCAAG CTCTCTGGCCTGACCAGCACTTTACCTGATACGGTGCTAACCCACCTCTTCAGCCAG GAGGAGCTGGTGAGCAACACAGAGCTGGTGCAGAGCTACCGGCAGCAGATTGGGAACGTGGTGAACCAGGCCAACCTGCAGCTCTTCTGGAACATGTACAACAG CCGCAGAGACCTGGACATTAACAGGCCTGGAACAGTGCCCAATGCCAAGACGCTCCG CTGCCCCGTGATGCTGGTGGTGGGGGATAATGCACCTGCTGAGGATGGGGTG GTGGAGTGCAACTCCAAACTGGACCCAACCACCACTACCTTCCTGAAG ATGGCAGATTCCGGGGGGCTCCCCCAGGTCACACAG CCAGGGAAGCTGACTGAGGCCTTCAAATACTTCCTGCAAGGCATGGGCTACA GGCCCAGATGCTGTGCCACTCACCACATGCTCCCCACTATGACTGGAGACTCTCTAGGGCACCTCCACCTGAGTT GCTCTTTTTCCAGGCCTGGGGGaccagagcctggggtgggggcctgcCCAGAAAGGCTACCTAAAGGTGAGTCATACACACCACCCATTCCCCTGCCAGACCTACAGCACTTGAGAAGGGCTTTTGTCACAAGTGGTGGATGGTCCCAGGGGCAGCAGAGTGGTCTTGAAGTCTGGGGCCTGACAAAGGCGCGTGGGGCCATCTGGGTGTTTGGAGAGAGCCGAAGGCAGCTGAGCCTGGGGGTAGCATATGTGAAGACCCCAAAATGA
- the NDRG4 gene encoding protein NDRG4 isoform X1, whose translation MKVLGHRIELLTGLLLHDVTMAGLQELRFPEEKPLLRGQDAAELENSDTFLLAMDTDWKEHDIETPYGLLHVVIRGSPKGNRPAILTYHDVGLNHKLCFNTFFNFEDMQEITKHFVVCHVDAPGQQVGASQFPQGYQFPSMEQLAAMLPSVVQHFGFKYVIGIGVGAGAYVLAKFALIFPDLVEGLVLMNIDPNGKGWIDWAATKLSGLTSTLPDTVLTHLFSQEELVSNTELVQSYRQQIGNVVNQANLQLFWNMYNSRRDLDINRPGTVPNAKTLRCPVMLVVGDNAPAEDGVVECNSKLDPTTTTFLKMADSGGLPQVTQPGKLTEAFKYFLQGMGYRPRCCATHHMLPTMTGDSLGHLHLSCSFSRPGGPEPGVGACPERLPKGESYTPPIPLPDLQHLRRAFVTSGGWSQGQQSGLEVWGLTKARGAIWVFGESRRQLSLGVAYVKTPK comes from the exons GGCTCCTGCTCCACGACGTGACCATGGCCGGGCTGCAGGAGCTGCGATTCCCCGAGGAGAAGCCGCTGCTCCGGGGTCAGGACGCCGCCGAGCTG GAGAACTCCGACACCTTCCTCTTGGCTATGGACACAGACTGGAAG GAACATGACATCGAGACACCGTACGGCCTGCTGCATGTGGTGATCCGGGGCTCCCCCAAAGGGAACCGCCCAGCCATCCTCACCTACCATGACGTGGGCCTTAACC ACAAGCTGTGCTTCAATACCTTCTTCAACTTCGAGGACATGCAGGAGATCACCAAGCACTTTGTGGTGTGCCACGTGGATGCCCCTGGTCAGCAGGTGGGGGCGTCACAGTTTCCCCAGGG gTACCAGTTCCCCTCCATGGAGCAGCTGGCCGCCATGCTCCCCAGTGTGGTGCAGCACTTTGG GTTCAAGTACGTGATTGGCATCGGAGTGGGAGCTGGGGCCTATGTGCTGGCCAAGTTTGCG CTCATCTTTCCCGACCTGGTGGAAGGGCTGGTGCTGATGAACATTGACCCCAACGGCAAAGGCTGGATTGACTGGGCGGCCACCAAG CTCTCTGGCCTGACCAGCACTTTACCTGATACGGTGCTAACCCACCTCTTCAGCCAG GAGGAGCTGGTGAGCAACACAGAGCTGGTGCAGAGCTACCGGCAGCAGATTGGGAACGTGGTGAACCAGGCCAACCTGCAGCTCTTCTGGAACATGTACAACAG CCGCAGAGACCTGGACATTAACAGGCCTGGAACAGTGCCCAATGCCAAGACGCTCCG CTGCCCCGTGATGCTGGTGGTGGGGGATAATGCACCTGCTGAGGATGGGGTG GTGGAGTGCAACTCCAAACTGGACCCAACCACCACTACCTTCCTGAAG ATGGCAGATTCCGGGGGGCTCCCCCAGGTCACACAG CCAGGGAAGCTGACTGAGGCCTTCAAATACTTCCTGCAAGGCATGGGCTACA GGCCCAGATGCTGTGCCACTCACCACATGCTCCCCACTATGACTGGAGACTCTCTAGGGCACCTCCACCTGAGTT GCTCTTTTTCCAGGCCTGGGGGaccagagcctggggtgggggcctgcCCAGAAAGGCTACCTAAAGGTGAGTCATACACACCACCCATTCCCCTGCCAGACCTACAGCACTTGAGAAGGGCTTTTGTCACAAGTGGTGGATGGTCCCAGGGGCAGCAGAGTGGTCTTGAAGTCTGGGGCCTGACAAAGGCGCGTGGGGCCATCTGGGTGTTTGGAGAGAGCCGAAGGCAGCTGAGCCTGGGGGTAGCATATGTGAAGACCCCAAAATGA
- the NDRG4 gene encoding protein NDRG4 isoform X4: MPECWDGEHDIETPYGLLHVVIRGSPKGNRPAILTYHDVGLNHKLCFNTFFNFEDMQEITKHFVVCHVDAPGQQVGASQFPQGYQFPSMEQLAAMLPSVVQHFGFKYVIGIGVGAGAYVLAKFALIFPDLVEGLVLMNIDPNGKGWIDWAATKLSGLTSTLPDTVLTHLFSQEELVSNTELVQSYRQQIGNVVNQANLQLFWNMYNSRRDLDINRPGTVPNAKTLRCPVMLVVGDNAPAEDGVVECNSKLDPTTTTFLKMADSGGLPQVTQPGKLTEAFKYFLQGMGYRPRCCATHHMLPTMTGDSLGHLHLSCSFSRPGGPEPGVGACPERLPKGESYTPPIPLPDLQHLRRAFVTSGGWSQGQQSGLEVWGLTKARGAIWVFGESRRQLSLGVAYVKTPK; encoded by the exons ATGCCGGAGTGCTGGGACGGG GAACATGACATCGAGACACCGTACGGCCTGCTGCATGTGGTGATCCGGGGCTCCCCCAAAGGGAACCGCCCAGCCATCCTCACCTACCATGACGTGGGCCTTAACC ACAAGCTGTGCTTCAATACCTTCTTCAACTTCGAGGACATGCAGGAGATCACCAAGCACTTTGTGGTGTGCCACGTGGATGCCCCTGGTCAGCAGGTGGGGGCGTCACAGTTTCCCCAGGG gTACCAGTTCCCCTCCATGGAGCAGCTGGCCGCCATGCTCCCCAGTGTGGTGCAGCACTTTGG GTTCAAGTACGTGATTGGCATCGGAGTGGGAGCTGGGGCCTATGTGCTGGCCAAGTTTGCG CTCATCTTTCCCGACCTGGTGGAAGGGCTGGTGCTGATGAACATTGACCCCAACGGCAAAGGCTGGATTGACTGGGCGGCCACCAAG CTCTCTGGCCTGACCAGCACTTTACCTGATACGGTGCTAACCCACCTCTTCAGCCAG GAGGAGCTGGTGAGCAACACAGAGCTGGTGCAGAGCTACCGGCAGCAGATTGGGAACGTGGTGAACCAGGCCAACCTGCAGCTCTTCTGGAACATGTACAACAG CCGCAGAGACCTGGACATTAACAGGCCTGGAACAGTGCCCAATGCCAAGACGCTCCG CTGCCCCGTGATGCTGGTGGTGGGGGATAATGCACCTGCTGAGGATGGGGTG GTGGAGTGCAACTCCAAACTGGACCCAACCACCACTACCTTCCTGAAG ATGGCAGATTCCGGGGGGCTCCCCCAGGTCACACAG CCAGGGAAGCTGACTGAGGCCTTCAAATACTTCCTGCAAGGCATGGGCTACA GGCCCAGATGCTGTGCCACTCACCACATGCTCCCCACTATGACTGGAGACTCTCTAGGGCACCTCCACCTGAGTT GCTCTTTTTCCAGGCCTGGGGGaccagagcctggggtgggggcctgcCCAGAAAGGCTACCTAAAGGTGAGTCATACACACCACCCATTCCCCTGCCAGACCTACAGCACTTGAGAAGGGCTTTTGTCACAAGTGGTGGATGGTCCCAGGGGCAGCAGAGTGGTCTTGAAGTCTGGGGCCTGACAAAGGCGCGTGGGGCCATCTGGGTGTTTGGAGAGAGCCGAAGGCAGCTGAGCCTGGGGGTAGCATATGTGAAGACCCCAAAATGA
- the NDRG4 gene encoding protein NDRG4 isoform X5 yields MKVLGHRIELLTGLLLHDVTMAGLQELRFPEEKPLLRGQDAAELENSDTFLLAMDTDWKEHDIETPYGLLHVVIRGSPKGNRPAILTYHDVGLNHKLCFNTFFNFEDMQEITKHFVVCHVDAPGQQVGASQFPQGYQFPSMEQLAAMLPSVVQHFGFKYVIGIGVGAGAYVLAKFALIFPDLVEGLVLMNIDPNGKGWIDWAATKLSGLTSTLPDTVLTHLFSQEELVSNTELVQSYRQQIGNVVNQANLQLFWNMYNSRRDLDINRPGTVPNAKTLRCPVMLVVGDNAPAEDGVVECNSKLDPTTTTFLKMADSGGLPQVTQPGKLTEAFKYFLQGMGYRPRCCATHHMLPTMTGDSLGHLHLSCLGDQSLGWGPAQKGYLKVSHTHHPFPCQTYST; encoded by the exons GGCTCCTGCTCCACGACGTGACCATGGCCGGGCTGCAGGAGCTGCGATTCCCCGAGGAGAAGCCGCTGCTCCGGGGTCAGGACGCCGCCGAGCTG GAGAACTCCGACACCTTCCTCTTGGCTATGGACACAGACTGGAAG GAACATGACATCGAGACACCGTACGGCCTGCTGCATGTGGTGATCCGGGGCTCCCCCAAAGGGAACCGCCCAGCCATCCTCACCTACCATGACGTGGGCCTTAACC ACAAGCTGTGCTTCAATACCTTCTTCAACTTCGAGGACATGCAGGAGATCACCAAGCACTTTGTGGTGTGCCACGTGGATGCCCCTGGTCAGCAGGTGGGGGCGTCACAGTTTCCCCAGGG gTACCAGTTCCCCTCCATGGAGCAGCTGGCCGCCATGCTCCCCAGTGTGGTGCAGCACTTTGG GTTCAAGTACGTGATTGGCATCGGAGTGGGAGCTGGGGCCTATGTGCTGGCCAAGTTTGCG CTCATCTTTCCCGACCTGGTGGAAGGGCTGGTGCTGATGAACATTGACCCCAACGGCAAAGGCTGGATTGACTGGGCGGCCACCAAG CTCTCTGGCCTGACCAGCACTTTACCTGATACGGTGCTAACCCACCTCTTCAGCCAG GAGGAGCTGGTGAGCAACACAGAGCTGGTGCAGAGCTACCGGCAGCAGATTGGGAACGTGGTGAACCAGGCCAACCTGCAGCTCTTCTGGAACATGTACAACAG CCGCAGAGACCTGGACATTAACAGGCCTGGAACAGTGCCCAATGCCAAGACGCTCCG CTGCCCCGTGATGCTGGTGGTGGGGGATAATGCACCTGCTGAGGATGGGGTG GTGGAGTGCAACTCCAAACTGGACCCAACCACCACTACCTTCCTGAAG ATGGCAGATTCCGGGGGGCTCCCCCAGGTCACACAG CCAGGGAAGCTGACTGAGGCCTTCAAATACTTCCTGCAAGGCATGGGCTACA GGCCCAGATGCTGTGCCACTCACCACATGCTCCCCACTATGACTGGAGACTCTCTAGGGCACCTCCACCTGAGTT GCCTGGGGGaccagagcctggggtgggggcctgcCCAGAAAGGCTACCTAAAGGTGAGTCATACACACCACCCATTCCCCTGCCAGACCTACAGCACTTGA